The nucleotide sequence CCGAGAACGCCCCGGCTCATGCTGGCCCCCGTCAGAGAGAGCAGCACCTCGTCTAGCGCCTCCTTGGGCCCGTAGGGGGCTCCTAGCGCAGCAAGGCCCGCCCGAAGTTCCGCCTCCACTTCAGCCGCCGACTGATAGCGATCTTCCGGGCTCCGCTGGATCAACCTGCGGACGATGGCGCGCAGCGGGTGCGCCAGCGGCTGGGTGAGCTCGTCCACTTCTTCCCGGGTGAACGTGGCAGCCCGCAGGATGCAGTCTTCGGCATGGTCCGGTAGGTCTGCCTCCATGGCCGTCATCGCCGCGTCCAGAACCTTCCCCTTTACCTTCTCCGTTAGCGCCTCCTCCAAGTCGTCGGGCCGCACGGTGGCGGTGCTGTAGAGGTGTCGCCACGTGGCCAGTTCCAGCAGCACCAACCCCAGTGAGAACAGATCCGAGCGCGGATCCGTCTCCTCGCAGAGCAACGCCTCGGGGGAGCAATAGAACACGTCGCCTTGAGGGCGCGGCAGCGTCGTTGCCACGCGGCCCGGTAGCAGGGAGCGCGCGCGGGCAAAGTCCGTCAGTATCACCCCTCCCTCTGGCTCCAGGAAGATGCGGGCGGGGTTCAAGTCCCGATGAACGATGCCCAGCGGGGCGCCGTTCTCGTCCTTGCAGGTGTGTGCGTAGTGCAGGGCTCCCGCGACTTCGGCGCCCACGTAGAGGCAGAACGCCGGGGAGAGGAGTTTCTCGCGCATCTGCGAGTAGGTGATCAGGGTGTTGAGCGATGTGCCCTCTACACGGTCAGACACGATGTAGAGAACGCCTTGGACTTCGTAGGGCCCGAGGGTGCGGGCGATTCTCGGGTGTTGCAGGTACGTGGCGAGGTGCGCCTCTTCCCGGAGCCGCGCGCGCATCCTTTCCAGCGTTTCGGGCTCGTCTGACGACATGGGCGACAGAGAGCGGACGATGACTTCCCGCAGGCGCTTCTTCTCGGTGCGCTCCCAGGCTGGGACGGTCATTTCCCCGAGCCTGGATTGCGCCAACTCTTCGACCAACGGAGGCGACAGATCCACCTCATACGAGAGATCGCCGTGAGAGAAGAGAATCACCCCCGGGACGCTCCAGGGTTGGCGAGAAGTAGCCATGTGGGATCGGCTCCTGGCAGCACGCGAAAGGGCGCCGCGCAACGGAGGGAAACACTACCTGGCATGTGCAGGGACATGGAACGATGCCCAAGGTTAGACGCGGCGCGATCTCTGGCTACAGCATCAGCGGAACGCCCCGGCAGGCCCACCTCGATGCGGGAGGGAGCCACCAGGCCAACTTCTCCTAGCCGACGCGCGGGAAGGCTCCACGGGCAGCAGGCCCACCTCGACGCGTGAGGGCTACACGGACCCAGCAGGCGAGCCTGGACGTGTGAGGGCTTCACCGAGCCCGCTGCGCCTGTCCGACACTCACGTGCTCTATCGGGCCTGCCTCACCTCCACCGCTCAACGGCTTGCGTCTCGGACACCTTGGAGGCCACCGGGGCGCCTGGCTTCGAGCCCTCGCGCTTTTCCGAGCCCAAATCGTTCGCGTTCTCCAGTTCGAGGCAGATCGGCACGGTACGCCCGCCTGGAAGGTGGGCGCGGACATAGCGCCCATAGATGCGATCACCCGTCGTCCACAGGTGCCCATCGATCCGCATCCCCGCAGGCGCCTTGCCTTGCGGCCTGATCAGCGCACCCGTCACGGGCCCATCCTTCCAGACGGTCAAGGGTTCCTCGCGCGCCTCTTCAGCGCTCCCCTTGGTCACGTCCAGCAGGATGAAGGGCCCATAGGTGCCCACGGGCCACCCTAGCTCTTGCCGCATCGCCTTGATGGCTTCCTCGGGGCATGGCTCGGGATCCGGGCGTGTCTGCACGCCAGTGCAGCCCGCTTCAAGCCATGCGACGGAGGCCACAAGCGCCGCGCACTTCTTGATGAGGGCGCGCCGCGCGCTGACTCTCTGGGCTTGCTGTGGGTCGGGTACGCCGTTGGTGAGCGTTGGAGAGTTGTCGGGCAGCTTCACGGACAGGCTCGCCTCCTTCTGGGTAGGGCGAGGCGAGGCTAACCGTTCGGGGCGGCTTGTCGGCTTTTCGGCCAGGGTGCTGGAGGCTGGCGGTTGCTCCGCTGGTGCGCTCCTGGCCATGGGGGGCGGCTCGGGGGGGACTGGCCTGTGCAGCAGGGAGGCGGCCATGACTGCCGCAAAGACGGAGAGCGCTAGCGGCCCGACGAACACCGGACGCAGCCACGCACGGCGCGGGCTGTGCAGTGCAGCAACCCCCGCAGCAGAAGGCGCGGGCGCTGCATCCGCTGGCACTGACACCTGCACGGGAGCAGGCACGGGCGCTGCTGGCGCTACCAGCACCGGAGAAGCCACGGGCGCCGCATCCGCTGGCGCTACCTGCACCGGGAGCGGATGGGAAAGGATCGGCTCCTGCGGGCCGTCGGGTTCTCGCGCTTCGACTGGCACCGGTTCCCCTTCGGCGCGTTCTGGCGGTAGCTGCGCGGATGCCGGGTGAGTCGAGAACTTGCGCCAGTCATCCCCCTCGAAGCGCTCCAAGTCCACCAGCGGGCGCCGCGCATCCTTGGCCGTCGCGGGCCGCACCTCCAAGTCGCGGCTGATCAGCTTCATCGCGTAGGCGCTCAACTCCACCGGAACGCGCCCATTGGCACGGTGCGGGGTGGGCGGAGTCATCAGCATGTTCCCGAGGAGGGGCCGTGTCTCGCCGCGCGTCGGCGACGGGTTCGTCAGCACGTCATAGAGGTTGGCCCCGAGCGCGAAAATATCGTCCGTCGCCTTGAACGTGTAACGGGCCCCGGGCTTGAGGCGGTGTTCATCCCAGAAAGCTTGAGCCTCGGGGCTGCGGTTGCGCGGCGTTCCAGGGGGAAGCGGCCCATCCGTCAAATCCTCGGCGGTCGCGTGGTCCGCCGCTCCAAAGTCGATGATCACCGGCTCGCCGTCTTTGGTGACCATGATGTTTCTCAAGCTCAAGTCCCGATGGAACACGTTCTTACCGTGCATGTGCTCCAGGGCTTCAAACAGCTTGAGGAACAGGACGACGACTTCATGCGGCGTCGGGTTGGTCCGCTCCACCCAGCGGGCGAGCGTGTAGCCGTCCACGAAGTCTAGAACGATGTAGTGGAAGCCTGAGAGCGTGTCCGGCCACCGGCCTTGCCCCCGCATGCGGATGATGTGGCGGTGGTTGAGGAGTTGGAGACAGGCTGCCTCGCGCCGCGCGCGCGCGTCTGTCTGCTTCGGATCAAGGCTGCGCTCTGTCTGACAGGCCAGTTTGAGCGCGAAGCGCTGGCCGTCCTTCTCCACCTCGTAGACGACGGCATAACCGCCCCTGCCGATGCGTCGGACAATGCGCCAGTGGCTCACCATCTGGCCGGGCTTCAAGTCCAAGGGATCAAAATCCGCGAACATGCTGGACACCTCGCGCCAGTGGCTACAGCTTCACTTTGGGAACGGACAGACAGCGGCTCCCGTCACCGTCGCACACCCGCACGGTGTGCAGCGCCCGCAGCCATTCTTCGGGCTTCTCACGCGCGGGCATCTCCACCTCCACGGCCACACTCACCACACCGCCCGGGGGTATGGTTGCCTGCCCTGAGAGCAGCGCGCGAGCGCGGCGCGGCTCCCCTCCTGTGGGCGTCACTTCGGCCCACGCAGGCGCCCATGGCTCCCTCCCGGTGTTGCTCACCTCGAGGACCACCACGCTCCACGTTGCCCCCCCGAGGCCCCAGCACATTACGGGGCGAAACTCACCCCCGCGCGCCTCGTAACACGCTTGCTCAAACCCGGCTCCCCTCAGGCCCTGCTTACCCACGAACCCCGCGAGCGCCACGGCTGCCGGACTCAGTGCTGCGGGCCGTGCCTTCAACGCCTCCAGTTCCTTGGCTTGTGCCTCGCATCGCTCGCGCGTGGCGGACAGTTCCACGCGGCACGTATCCAAGGTTTGCTGCGGGCGGCTCACGTTCACCAAGCCATCCGCCTTGCCCGGCAGCCCTGTGAGCAGGAACACGACGCTTGCGGGCGAGCCCTCGCGGTAAGTGACCCGCAGCGCGAGCCGTTCGCCCGTTCCGAGCGCCACGGCGGGCGAGAGCGTCACGCCTGCATCACCCACCTCGAACACAGGGAACCGGTCGCGCCCCTCTACCTGGACAGACTCACGCACAATCGGAGCGCCCAGCAGAATCGCCGTGACAGTGCCAGGCGCGACGTAGATCAGAGGGGACTCGCCAGCCTTGCCCGCGAGAACGACGGAACGCCCTGCGGGCGCAGGCTGTGCCGTCGCTGTGAGGCCCACCAGCAGGGAAGCGAGCGCAAAACTTGGGGCGAACGGTCGGAACAAGACGGGGGAACCTCCCAGGTAGGCCCCCAGAGTAGCAGACAGGGGAGCCCACCCGCGTCGAAGTCAGGCGCTGTCCATGCGCCAGACGTCGGCGTCCTTTCCGCGTGCCGTTCACGGCTCCACCGCGCACGCCACGACTCATGCGCGAGCGCTCCACGCGCTCAGCAGGTGAGCCTGGACGCGGGAGACTCCACCGGGCGCAACTTCACCTGTCCGACGCGAGGGTCCCATTGGCGCACAGGCCTGCCGCGATACGCGCATGATGGCGCCGGGCGTGGGGCCGTTGGTGGGCTCCAGTGGCGCCGGGCGTGGGCTCCGGTGGCGCCGGGCGTGGGCTCCGGTGGTGCCGGGCGTGGCACCGGCCGTGGCGCCGAACTCCATCCCGTAGAAGTCCCGTAGAAGTCCCGTAGAAGCCCCGTCACCGCTCTGCGTCCGCCACGGTTCAGCCGCCCCATGCCCTGCACCGCGCACGCTCCATCCACCCGCCCGCATGGGCCCTTGGTTGCCCGGCCGCACGCTTGCCAATCGCCGCTCGCGCTTCGCCCCGCGTCTGGACACAAGGCGCAGCGCTGTGTCACTCCTGCTTTGGGTAGTTCTGGGCAGGTTGGCGAGTTTGTGAAGGGCGGGCAGGGCGATGGGTGGGATCAACTCCCTGGAGGGGCAACCCTCCATGTGCGGCGCAGTCGTGCGCCGTTGGCTAGCCGGTGACACCACCAGCAGAAACGCCGAGAACACTGGCAGAAGCTCCGGTGACACCGCGAGGAACGCCAGCAGCAACGCCAGGACGCGTCGCTGGGCACTCCAGACGACGCCGCAGGAGGGGGAACGGCCATGAGCGCGCCCCCGCTGGCTGCGAACACCGCGCCCGCGTTTCTCACCGTGGAGGAAGCCGCCGAACTTCTGCGGGTGAACCGGAAAACCCTCTACGAGGCGATCCGGCTCGAACAGGTGCCCGGAGTTGCACGGCTCGGGCGAATCCTCCGCATCCACCGGGACACGCTGCTAACGTGGAGCCCCGGTAACAGCAGACCTGCGCTCGGAGACACGAAGTCATGAGCGTCAGACTGCGGCAGTGGAAGACCCAGGAGGGCAAGGTGCAAGAGGCGTGGTGGGTGGACGTCAAGTACCAGCACCCCAGCGGCAGGGTGGAGCGCATCCGCAAGGCCTCGCCCATCAAAACCCGCCGGGGGGCTGAAGAGTACGAGCGTCAGATCCGACATGCACTTCTCACCGGAACCTTCGGAAAGGAGAACAGCGCGGGTCGCATCCCCACCCTCGGGGAGTTCGTTCCGCGCTTCCTGACGTACAGCGAGAACAACAACAAGCACTCCAGCGTCGTCACCAAGCGGCAGATCCTGGATGATCACCTGATCCCCATGTTCGGCAACACGCCCCTTGATGCCATCGGTCCAGCAGAGATCGAAGACTTCAAGGCGGCCATGCGTAAGAAGCCCTCGGGCGCGAGAGCACGGAAGGAAGCCCCCACGCGGGCGGCCCTCCTCAAGCGCAGGGGCTCTGGTGGGGTGAAGTTGCTGTCTCTCAAGTCGATCAACAACGTTCTGACGGTCCTGCACAAGTTGCTGGCACTGGCTCAAGAACAGGGCGTGCTCCAACACGTCCCGCGCGTCAAGCTGTTCAAGACGGACAAGCCCGCCTTTGACTTCCTCTCCTTCGAGGAAGCCGAGCGCATGATCAATGCCGCTGAGCCGGAGTGGCGGACGTTGATCCTCGTGGCGCTCAAGACGGGCTGCGGCTTGGAGAGTTGATCGGGCTCCAGTGGGCAGACCTGGACTTGCAGCGCGGCAAACTCAACGTACGCCGAACGATCTGGCGCGGCGTGGTGGGACTGCCCAAGGGTGGACGGGAAAGGACCGTGGACCTGCCCACATCGGCGGTGGAAGCACTCAAGGCACACCGCCACCTGTGCGGCTCTTACGTGTTCTGCCAGCCGGACGCTCGCCCGCTCACCGCTGGGATGACCAAGCACCCGCTCCTGCGGGCGCTGCGTAGGGCGGGAGTCAGCCGCCCAGAGGGCTGCATCGGCTGGCACGACCTACGGCACACCTACGGCAGCCACCTTGCGATGCGGGGCGTTGCCCTCAAGGTCATTCAGGAGTTGATGGGGCACGCGACCATCGAGATGACCATGAGGTACGCGCACCTGTCACCCGAGGCGCGGGAGAGCGCGGTCCAGGAACTAGATCGGCCCATCCCCCAACCGCGCGCCGCTCTGGGCTAGAGACGCCAGAGGGGCACACTGAGGGCACATGATGAAAACGAGGACAAAGAAAAACCCAGCAACCCGTTAAGATTGCTGGGCTTCTCGGGATGGAGGCGGCGGGAATCGAACCCGCTGCCGCGCATATACTCGGCGCTCTTCCAGGGAGTCATCCATGCGCCGAGTCCTTGCCTTTTCGCTGCTCTTCCTGCCCCTGGCAGCCACTTCGATTGCTGGCTGTGGCGGAAGCAGCACCTTGCCCGAGACGCCCCCGGTCTCCGGCGATCCCATCGACACGCCGAAGAACACCTGGACCTGGATCGACTTTCCCGACTCGGCCTGCGACGACGGCTCGCCCACGGGCATCGCCGTGAGCCAGAGCGACAGCAAGAACCTCCTCGTGTTCATGAACGGCGGCGGTGCCTGCTGGAACTTCCTCACCTGCTTCCAGCTCAACACCGCCTCGCACGGCCCCTTCGGCAAGACGCAGTTCGAGGCGCTCTCCGCTCAATTGGGCGGCACCATTCTCGATCGCAACCTGCCGAACAACCCGTTCGCAGATTGGAACCTCGTCTTCGTCCCCTACTGCACGGGCGATGTCCACGCCGGCGACAACGTCATCGACTACAAGGACAGCAACGGTGCCTCTCGCACCTACCACCACGTCGGCCGCGCCAACATCGCTGCCTACCTTCAGCGGCTCGGTGCCACCTTCTCCCCGGAGAAACTCGTCGTGAGCGGCAGCAGTGCTGGTGGGTTCGGCGCCGCCTTCGGCTATGAACTCTTCCGCTCCACCTTCCCGAATGCTCAGGGCTATCTCGTCGATGATGCGGGTCCGGTGCTCAAGGGAGACGCGATCGCGAGCAGCCTCCGGGAGGCTTGGTACCAGTCGTGGCGGCTCGACAAGGCGCTGGAGGCCACCTGCCCCGAGTGCCGCAGCGACTTGTCGCAGGCGCTGAAGCACACCGCGCAGCGCTTCCCCCAGGACCGCATGGCACTGCTCTCCTCGACGCAGGACTCGGTCATTCGCAGCTACTTCATGCTCAGCGCCGACAGCTTCCAAGCCGCGCTGAACACCACGCTGACGGATGTCTTCGAGCCCCAGCCCCACTTCCGCGCCTACATCTCGCCGGGCCAGTTCCACACCTTCCTTGGGACACCGGATGCGCACCCGGCACAGGGCGTGAAGCTCACCGACTGGCTCGGCCAGATGGTCCGGGAAGAGGCGGGGTGGAAGTCGCTCAAGCCGTAGCGCGGGTGCCCAGGCGGAAAGGGAAGGTGACAGCGTGGCTGTTCCTGCCGAGGAGGGCCGCGTCGCCTACCGCATCGAGACGGCTCGGCTGGTGCTGCGGTGCTACTGCCCGGCGGATGCGTCGGCCCGGAAGGCAGCGGTGGATGCCAGCCGCGAGCTCCTGCTGCCGTACATGGACTGGGCCAGGAGGATCCCCGGCCCATGGAGGCCCATGTCGCCGTGCTGCGTCGGTTCCGAGGCCTCTTCGACCTGGACCAGGACCGGTTCTGCGGTGTCTTTGACGCGGCGGAGCAGCGGGTGTTGGGAGAGGTGGAGGCGTTTCCCTCCACCCCCTCCGCGAAGCAGGAACTGCGCGCCTTCGACGTGCTGGGTGCGCGGTTCCTGGGAGCTCCGGTACGGCTAGGGGTTGTGCGACCAGGTCGTGGGGAACTGCAGAAGCGTTGCGACGACTTGGTTCGGGTTGCCCACAGGCGAGAGGTCCACGGGAGCCTGAAGCTGGTAGACAGAGCCCTGCGGCGGGAACACCGTGAGGGAGTCGTTCACCAGCGTCAGCGGCTTCGTGTTCATCAGCACCAGGGGAGGGCCACCGCCGGGCGGCTTCTCGATGGTCACCCGGATATCCAGGTACGT is from Hyalangium minutum and encodes:
- a CDS encoding serine/threonine protein kinase, yielding MATSRQPWSVPGVILFSHGDLSYEVDLSPPLVEELAQSRLGEMTVPAWERTEKKRLREVIVRSLSPMSSDEPETLERMRARLREEAHLATYLQHPRIARTLGPYEVQGVLYIVSDRVEGTSLNTLITYSQMREKLLSPAFCLYVGAEVAGALHYAHTCKDENGAPLGIVHRDLNPARIFLEPEGGVILTDFARARSLLPGRVATTLPRPQGDVFYCSPEALLCEETDPRSDLFSLGLVLLELATWRHLYSTATVRPDDLEEALTEKVKGKVLDAAMTAMEADLPDHAEDCILRAATFTREEVDELTQPLAHPLRAIVRRLIQRSPEDRYQSAAEVEAELRAGLAALGAPYGPKEALDEVLLSLTGASMSRGVLGPTSESQLPPNMVTEEDIINERDSTP
- a CDS encoding serine/threonine protein kinase, with the translated sequence MFADFDPLDLKPGQMVSHWRIVRRIGRGGYAVVYEVEKDGQRFALKLACQTERSLDPKQTDARARREAACLQLLNHRHIIRMRGQGRWPDTLSGFHYIVLDFVDGYTLARWVERTNPTPHEVVVLFLKLFEALEHMHGKNVFHRDLSLRNIMVTKDGEPVIIDFGAADHATAEDLTDGPLPPGTPRNRSPEAQAFWDEHRLKPGARYTFKATDDIFALGANLYDVLTNPSPTRGETRPLLGNMLMTPPTPHRANGRVPVELSAYAMKLISRDLEVRPATAKDARRPLVDLERFEGDDWRKFSTHPASAQLPPERAEGEPVPVEAREPDGPQEPILSHPLPVQVAPADAAPVASPVLVAPAAPVPAPVQVSVPADAAPAPSAAGVAALHSPRRAWLRPVFVGPLALSVFAAVMAASLLHRPVPPEPPPMARSAPAEQPPASSTLAEKPTSRPERLASPRPTQKEASLSVKLPDNSPTLTNGVPDPQQAQRVSARRALIKKCAALVASVAWLEAGCTGVQTRPDPEPCPEEAIKAMRQELGWPVGTYGPFILLDVTKGSAEEAREEPLTVWKDGPVTGALIRPQGKAPAGMRIDGHLWTTGDRIYGRYVRAHLPGGRTVPICLELENANDLGSEKREGSKPGAPVASKVSETQAVERWR
- a CDS encoding DUF2381 family protein, with the translated sequence MFRPFAPSFALASLLVGLTATAQPAPAGRSVVLAGKAGESPLIYVAPGTVTAILLGAPIVRESVQVEGRDRFPVFEVGDAGVTLSPAVALGTGERLALRVTYREGSPASVVFLLTGLPGKADGLVNVSRPQQTLDTCRVELSATRERCEAQAKELEALKARPAALSPAAVALAGFVGKQGLRGAGFEQACYEARGGEFRPVMCWGLGGATWSVVVLEVSNTGREPWAPAWAEVTPTGGEPRRARALLSGQATIPPGGVVSVAVEVEMPAREKPEEWLRALHTVRVCDGDGSRCLSVPKVKL
- a CDS encoding helix-turn-helix domain-containing protein; this encodes MSAPPLAANTAPAFLTVEEAAELLRVNRKTLYEAIRLEQVPGVARLGRILRIHRDTLLTWSPGNSRPALGDTKS
- a CDS encoding pectin acetylesterase-family hydrolase; protein product: MRRVLAFSLLFLPLAATSIAGCGGSSTLPETPPVSGDPIDTPKNTWTWIDFPDSACDDGSPTGIAVSQSDSKNLLVFMNGGGACWNFLTCFQLNTASHGPFGKTQFEALSAQLGGTILDRNLPNNPFADWNLVFVPYCTGDVHAGDNVIDYKDSNGASRTYHHVGRANIAAYLQRLGATFSPEKLVVSGSSAGGFGAAFGYELFRSTFPNAQGYLVDDAGPVLKGDAIASSLREAWYQSWRLDKALEATCPECRSDLSQALKHTAQRFPQDRMALLSSTQDSVIRSYFMLSADSFQAALNTTLTDVFEPQPHFRAYISPGQFHTFLGTPDAHPAQGVKLTDWLGQMVREEAGWKSLKP